One genomic region from Terriglobus aquaticus encodes:
- a CDS encoding AI-2E family transporter: MELTGLQERRRTRGYILFTFLLLACCGLAWKLHHVLLILYVSGLFAVVLNPVVKRIEGFRIRDKHLGKGLATVALFAGILLALVLFFWIGLPPVIRDFANFATDLPHRIPQILAKVQRLPMASKIDMSKVAAEVQNIVGAAAAYVFDALPRWATHLFDVLTGVILCIYFILEGDEVYKYFLSLWPSDKRTRLSNTLLEAEERVSKWLVGQLLLMACVAVYMLIALGALHVRYFVLLGILMGITNLIPVAGNLITITIAILVAASDSWTKALGVVIVYFIYVQIENAILTPRIMKTSVDLMGITVLVALLCGTEIAGIVGALVAVPTAAMVVVFANEYLVQHEDDPARAG, translated from the coding sequence GTGGAACTCACAGGATTACAGGAACGACGCCGCACGCGCGGGTACATCCTGTTTACGTTCTTATTATTGGCCTGCTGCGGTCTGGCGTGGAAACTGCATCACGTCTTGCTGATTTTGTATGTTTCCGGCCTGTTCGCTGTAGTTCTGAACCCGGTCGTGAAGCGGATCGAGGGCTTCCGCATCCGCGACAAGCACCTCGGCAAGGGCCTTGCTACGGTGGCGCTCTTCGCCGGCATCCTCTTGGCGCTGGTGCTGTTCTTCTGGATCGGTCTGCCGCCAGTGATCCGCGACTTCGCGAACTTCGCAACGGACCTGCCGCATCGCATCCCGCAGATCCTGGCCAAGGTGCAGCGCCTGCCGATGGCCTCCAAGATCGACATGTCCAAGGTGGCTGCCGAGGTTCAAAACATCGTCGGTGCGGCCGCAGCCTACGTGTTCGACGCTCTGCCCCGCTGGGCGACCCACCTCTTCGACGTGCTGACCGGTGTCATCCTCTGCATCTACTTCATCCTTGAGGGCGACGAAGTCTACAAGTACTTCCTGTCGCTCTGGCCGTCGGATAAGCGCACGCGCCTCTCGAACACGCTGTTGGAGGCTGAGGAGCGTGTCTCCAAGTGGCTGGTCGGCCAGTTGCTCCTGATGGCCTGCGTGGCCGTGTACATGCTGATTGCGCTGGGTGCCCTGCATGTGCGGTACTTCGTCCTCCTTGGCATTCTCATGGGCATCACCAACCTGATCCCCGTCGCCGGCAACCTGATCACCATCACCATCGCCATCCTGGTCGCGGCTTCCGATAGCTGGACCAAGGCGCTGGGCGTCGTCATCGTGTACTTCATCTATGTGCAGATTGAGAACGCCATCCTGACTCCGCGCATCATGAAGACCAGCGTGGACCTGATGGGTATCACCGTGCTTGTGGCCCTGCTGTGCGGAACGGAGATCGCCGGCATCGTCGGAGCGCTGGTCGCTGTGCCTACCGCAGCCATGGTGGTCGTATTTGCCAACGAGTACCTGGTGCAGCATGAAGATGACCCGGCGCGGGCCGGTTAG
- the cyoE gene encoding heme o synthase, with protein MAVTASIPAASQARRSTLLADYAEMFKLRVSLMVVITAAAGYYLGSLRSGINPLQMQFVQAMLGIGIVSAGSSALNQVLERKSDALMNRTARRPMAAARIGLVHGALLGLLAVGLGSLYLATVTTPLTGFLTLLTAASYVAIYTPLKRISMIATFVGAFPGALPPLIGWTAARGQIEWEAVALFAILFVWQFPHFEAIGWLYRVDYARAGIRVTAVAVPGGRATAAQALFYAILMLPVSLWPVFLGMCGWIYGACAIVFGAAYLWYTVRFVGITRDLAPDASRKIARDLLKVSVIYLPLLLAAMILNAHGRFAY; from the coding sequence ATGGCCGTCACCGCTTCCATTCCCGCCGCCAGCCAGGCACGCCGCTCCACGCTGCTGGCCGACTACGCGGAAATGTTCAAGCTGCGAGTTTCGCTGATGGTGGTCATCACCGCGGCAGCGGGCTACTACCTTGGTTCACTCCGGTCCGGCATCAATCCGCTGCAAATGCAGTTTGTGCAGGCCATGCTGGGCATCGGCATCGTCTCTGCGGGGTCCAGCGCCCTAAATCAGGTGCTGGAACGGAAGTCGGACGCGCTGATGAACCGGACGGCTCGCCGGCCCATGGCTGCGGCCCGCATCGGCCTAGTCCACGGTGCTCTGCTTGGTCTGCTTGCCGTGGGTCTGGGGTCGCTGTACCTGGCGACGGTCACAACGCCGCTTACCGGCTTTCTCACGCTACTCACAGCCGCGAGTTACGTTGCCATCTACACGCCGCTGAAGCGCATCAGCATGATTGCGACCTTTGTCGGGGCATTCCCTGGCGCACTCCCTCCGCTCATCGGCTGGACGGCCGCGCGGGGCCAGATCGAATGGGAAGCTGTCGCACTGTTCGCCATCCTCTTTGTCTGGCAGTTCCCTCACTTTGAAGCGATTGGCTGGCTCTACCGGGTGGACTACGCTCGCGCGGGCATTCGAGTCACGGCCGTGGCGGTACCGGGCGGACGTGCCACTGCCGCACAGGCTTTGTTCTATGCGATTCTCATGCTGCCGGTCAGCCTGTGGCCGGTGTTTCTGGGCATGTGCGGCTGGATCTATGGCGCATGTGCAATCGTGTTCGGCGCTGCGTACCTGTGGTACACCGTGCGATTCGTTGGCATCACGCGCGACCTGGCGCCGGACGCCTCTCGCAAAATCGCTCGCGACCTTCTGAAGGTCAGCGTCATCTACCTTCCTCTGCTGCTCGCGGCCATGATCCTGAACGCGCACGGCCGGTTCGCCTACTAA
- a CDS encoding DUF420 domain-containing protein, which produces MSTAYPPVPANERIHTPKSAVFGILAVSALASAFLFWLVYFHPPIDTTHTRFLFLPALNAVLNGLSAIALVLGFLQIRNRNVRAHRAFMSAAFVFSTLFLVSYIANHALHGEYHLPIAHTGGLWWSYLTLLLSHISLSIIALPLVLITFFLSLSERFPQHRKIARWTFPIWLYVSVTGVAVFLMQAAIRR; this is translated from the coding sequence ATGTCGACTGCCTACCCTCCCGTTCCTGCCAACGAGCGCATCCATACGCCGAAGTCCGCGGTCTTTGGCATCCTTGCCGTCTCCGCGCTGGCGAGCGCCTTCCTGTTCTGGCTGGTTTACTTTCATCCGCCGATCGATACCACGCACACGCGCTTCCTGTTTCTGCCCGCGCTCAACGCCGTGCTGAACGGCCTTTCCGCGATCGCACTTGTGCTCGGATTTCTGCAGATTCGCAACCGCAACGTGCGCGCGCACCGCGCCTTCATGTCGGCGGCCTTCGTCTTTTCCACGCTGTTCCTGGTGTCGTACATCGCGAACCACGCGCTGCACGGCGAGTATCACCTGCCGATCGCGCACACCGGCGGCCTGTGGTGGAGCTATCTCACGCTTCTTCTGTCCCACATCTCGCTGTCCATCATCGCGCTGCCGCTTGTGCTCATCACGTTCTTCCTTTCCCTGTCTGAGCGCTTTCCGCAGCACCGCAAGATTGCGCGCTGGACCTTTCCGATCTGGCTTTACGTTTCGGTTACCGGGGTGGCTGTGTTCCTGATGCAGGCGGCTATTCGCCGGTGA
- the pgeF gene encoding peptidoglycan editing factor PgeF, with protein MARKQTSSTKAPSAQSPAPSPQDLESPEAIAVVDDILAGVGLTHGTRSSRRGSWAGGERKPVGRKKAEAERAAAKPKQRPLVLRSPMLDRDGLIHGFSTRQGGFSRVFRPGLPAGYGDLNLGFTKQDDPELVRQNRSAFLKALGASGMQGFGLLQQKHTPVVRILNRPKDAQDDFLEPAAKLGDALMTDVPGILLTVQAADCTPVLLFDPVRGAIAAIHAGWRGTLARIVERAVGTMRLRYGSDPADVLAAIGPSVGPDSYAVGEEVRHEFESQFAYAPELFHEVYESDPIRDKYPLLFLTARAPGHSPIGPQLHLDLWEANRRQLLDAGVREHHIHVMAEDTAADTGRFFSYRAEQGFTGRMMAAIGLAAQPAKGDESKRRSRSAGSR; from the coding sequence GTGGCACGCAAGCAAACCTCTTCCACCAAGGCCCCTTCCGCACAATCGCCCGCCCCGTCGCCGCAGGACCTCGAATCGCCTGAGGCGATTGCTGTCGTCGACGACATCCTGGCTGGCGTTGGCCTGACTCACGGCACCCGCTCGTCACGCCGGGGAAGCTGGGCCGGCGGGGAGCGCAAGCCGGTGGGCCGAAAGAAGGCCGAGGCGGAGCGCGCTGCCGCCAAACCCAAACAAAGGCCGCTGGTCCTGCGCTCGCCGATGCTCGACCGGGATGGCCTGATCCATGGCTTTTCCACGCGGCAGGGCGGCTTTTCGCGTGTCTTTCGGCCCGGCCTGCCCGCGGGGTACGGCGACCTGAACCTGGGCTTCACGAAGCAGGACGATCCCGAGCTGGTTAGGCAGAACCGATCCGCCTTCCTCAAGGCGCTTGGCGCGAGTGGCATGCAGGGCTTCGGCCTCCTGCAGCAGAAGCACACGCCGGTAGTGCGCATCCTGAACCGTCCCAAGGACGCGCAGGACGACTTTCTGGAACCGGCCGCCAAGCTCGGCGACGCCCTGATGACGGACGTTCCTGGCATCCTGCTTACGGTGCAGGCTGCGGACTGCACACCCGTGCTGCTGTTCGACCCGGTGCGCGGAGCAATCGCGGCGATCCACGCAGGCTGGCGCGGAACGCTGGCCCGCATCGTGGAGCGCGCGGTGGGCACCATGCGTCTGCGGTATGGATCGGATCCGGCGGACGTCCTGGCCGCCATCGGCCCCAGCGTCGGCCCAGACAGCTACGCTGTTGGCGAAGAGGTTCGCCACGAGTTCGAATCCCAGTTCGCCTATGCACCGGAGCTCTTCCACGAGGTCTACGAGTCCGACCCGATCCGCGATAAGTACCCGCTATTATTCCTGACGGCGCGCGCGCCGGGGCACTCCCCGATCGGGCCGCAGTTGCACCTGGACCTGTGGGAGGCCAACCGGCGGCAACTGCTGGACGCGGGTGTGCGCGAACACCATATCCACGTAATGGCCGAAGATACAGCCGCCGACACCGGCCGCTTCTTCAGTTATCGCGCGGAGCAGGGCTTCACCGGCCGCATGATGGCCGCCATCGGCTTGGCTGCTCAGCCAGCGAAGGGAGACGAGTCGAAGCGGCGCAGCAGGTCTGCCGGGTCGCGGTAA
- a CDS encoding HAD family hydrolase gives MYKAVLCDLDGTLLDSNHFHAEAWQRTFANFGFNIGFEDMVRQIGKGGDKVIATYVPEDRIAELEDDLKNFRKDLFHREYMDRIVPFSDAKNLLKRMRQEGLRVSVASSTNKEDLHAFLMLLRIHALVEEHTTADDAEQSKPAPDIFQAALKKLGIQPEDAVAMGDTPWDIEAAGKAGVKTVALTCGGWTEQELKDAGAIAVYRDPADLLRRFDSSPFAG, from the coding sequence ATGTATAAAGCGGTGCTTTGCGATCTGGACGGAACCCTGCTGGACAGCAATCATTTCCATGCCGAGGCATGGCAGCGCACGTTCGCAAATTTTGGCTTCAACATCGGCTTTGAAGACATGGTTCGGCAGATTGGCAAAGGTGGCGACAAGGTGATCGCAACCTATGTCCCGGAAGACCGGATCGCCGAGCTGGAAGATGATCTGAAGAACTTCCGCAAGGACCTGTTCCATCGCGAATACATGGACCGCATCGTGCCGTTCAGCGATGCGAAGAACCTGCTGAAGCGCATGCGGCAGGAGGGGCTTCGCGTTTCCGTCGCTTCCTCGACCAACAAGGAAGACCTGCACGCCTTCCTGATGCTTCTGCGCATCCACGCGCTAGTGGAAGAGCACACCACCGCGGATGACGCCGAGCAGAGCAAGCCCGCGCCCGACATCTTCCAAGCCGCGCTGAAGAAGCTGGGTATCCAGCCGGAAGACGCGGTCGCGATGGGCGACACGCCCTGGGACATTGAGGCGGCTGGCAAGGCTGGCGTGAAAACCGTTGCGCTGACCTGTGGCGGGTGGACCGAGCAGGAGCTGAAGGACGCCGGCGCGATCGCGGTTTACCGCGACCCGGCAGACCTGCTGCGCCGCTTCGACTCGTCTCCCTTCGCTGGCTGA
- a CDS encoding sensor histidine kinase, whose protein sequence is MATATPTPTLNQAPDCLFGRTAHEQDIIAQLHRDIFADVPETELACLVSVAQEKRHVDGEVLATEDDRTHDFHILLEGKVQLTRQTGDQRSLFRKNVTAPTFMGEMTILARGVSHFTVTSVGPLRGLRVSEEMFWQLMASCPNLREAILKEFHMRWRGQAVMRSQEERLMALGTMTAGLMHELNNPGAAARRAASLLRDNLNRMHLLARKFSEHGHSESQRACLTDLQERVLNARRDVCMDSLQQSDREEELGSWLDEHGVEDAWNLAPTLVAIGMTSSDLQCLAAAFPGAELQEPLQWLEATASSIQQVALVEESVARVHDLAKAVKTYVHEGQGGQQSLAINESLHATLMLLKHKFREKQVTVTKEFGSNLPPLTCVCSGLNQVWTNLLDNAIDAVSQGGHISVRTWKQDEDLYVSIGDDGPGIPEPEQQHIFEPFYTTKPAGVGTGMGLGIAQRIVESYNGNIELHSKPGATEFIVRVPYEVATDA, encoded by the coding sequence ATGGCAACAGCAACCCCAACGCCGACCCTGAATCAAGCTCCCGACTGCCTCTTTGGCCGCACGGCGCACGAACAGGACATCATCGCTCAGCTTCACCGCGATATCTTCGCGGATGTGCCGGAAACAGAACTGGCCTGCCTGGTATCGGTGGCGCAGGAAAAACGGCATGTGGACGGCGAGGTGCTGGCTACGGAGGATGACCGCACGCACGACTTCCACATACTTCTGGAAGGGAAAGTGCAACTCACGCGGCAAACAGGAGATCAGCGAAGCCTGTTTCGCAAGAACGTCACCGCGCCCACGTTTATGGGCGAGATGACGATTCTTGCCCGCGGCGTCAGCCATTTCACCGTGACCAGCGTTGGCCCTCTGCGGGGCCTGCGAGTCTCCGAAGAGATGTTCTGGCAGCTCATGGCTTCCTGTCCCAACCTGCGGGAAGCCATCCTGAAGGAGTTCCACATGCGGTGGCGCGGCCAGGCGGTCATGCGCTCGCAGGAGGAGCGCCTGATGGCCCTGGGCACCATGACCGCGGGTCTGATGCACGAGCTGAACAATCCCGGTGCAGCGGCCCGCCGAGCGGCTTCGTTACTGCGGGACAACCTGAACCGCATGCACCTCTTGGCGCGCAAGTTCTCAGAGCACGGTCATTCTGAGTCGCAGCGAGCCTGCCTCACCGATCTGCAGGAGCGGGTGCTGAACGCACGTCGCGATGTGTGCATGGACTCGCTGCAGCAGTCCGATCGCGAGGAAGAACTCGGCTCCTGGCTGGACGAACACGGTGTCGAGGATGCCTGGAACCTGGCTCCGACCCTGGTCGCCATCGGCATGACGTCGTCCGATTTGCAGTGCCTCGCCGCGGCGTTTCCCGGTGCCGAACTGCAGGAACCCTTGCAGTGGCTGGAGGCCACCGCCTCGAGCATTCAGCAGGTCGCGCTGGTGGAAGAAAGTGTGGCGCGCGTCCACGACCTTGCCAAGGCGGTGAAGACCTATGTGCATGAGGGGCAGGGAGGACAACAGAGCCTTGCGATCAACGAGAGCCTGCATGCGACGCTGATGCTGCTGAAGCACAAATTCCGCGAGAAGCAGGTGACCGTGACCAAGGAGTTTGGATCCAACCTGCCGCCGCTAACCTGTGTCTGCAGCGGCCTGAATCAGGTTTGGACCAACCTGCTCGACAACGCCATTGACGCTGTGTCGCAGGGCGGGCACATCTCGGTTCGTACCTGGAAGCAGGACGAGGATCTGTATGTGAGCATCGGCGATGACGGTCCCGGCATCCCCGAGCCTGAGCAGCAGCACATCTTTGAGCCGTTCTACACGACCAAGCCGGCAGGCGTGGGCACCGGCATGGGGCTCGGCATTGCGCAGCGCATCGTGGAAAGCTACAACGGCAACATCGAGCTCCACTCAAAACCTGGCGCAACCGAGTTCATCGTGCGAGTACCGTACGAGGTCGCGACCGACGCCTAG
- a CDS encoding FAD-dependent oxidoreductase, with product MPRPILFAIDDDTSVLEAVVQDLRRNYGQNYRILRAASGQAAIDTCSQLKGRGESVALFLSDQRMPGMTGVDFLSRAIDLYPDAKRVLLTAYADTEAAIRAINTAKIHYYLNKPWDPPEEKLYPVLDDLLANWHEGYKPPYEGLQVVGTRWGMADHNVREFLTRNHVGYRWLDPQHTSEALDLLKSRGIDDAKLPVVVFNDGTAMVQPTQQDLAAKVGLKTQVERDFYDVVVVGAGPAGLAAGVYGASEGLRTLIVEPEAPGGQAGSSSRIENYLGFPQGLSGDELAKRGFIQAQRLGAEFVTERVTGIRVENQYRIVVLSDGREISASVILIATGVSWCRLNVPGAEELVGRGVYYGAAQSEAASCKDESVFVVGGANSAGQAAMHFSKYAKNVTMLVRANSLEKSMSKYLIDQIASTPNIVVDTCTEIIQFGGDDHLRCIQVNCDGKVESREASSVFIFIGAAPKTDWLPKEVLRDDRGFVLAGPDLRRVGIDKMPGGRDPFLLETSVPGIFVAGDVRHGSVKRAASAVGEGSIAIQFVHQYLAEF from the coding sequence ATGCCACGGCCCATTCTTTTCGCGATCGACGACGACACCAGCGTTCTGGAAGCGGTGGTCCAGGATCTGCGCCGCAACTACGGACAGAACTACCGCATTCTGCGCGCCGCCAGCGGCCAGGCGGCGATCGACACCTGTTCGCAGCTGAAGGGGCGCGGCGAGAGCGTCGCCCTGTTTCTGAGCGATCAGCGCATGCCCGGCATGACCGGCGTTGATTTCCTGAGCCGCGCGATCGACCTGTATCCCGACGCTAAGCGCGTCCTGCTGACTGCGTACGCAGACACGGAAGCAGCGATCCGGGCCATCAACACGGCAAAAATTCACTACTACCTGAATAAGCCGTGGGATCCGCCCGAAGAAAAGCTGTATCCCGTGCTGGATGACCTCTTAGCGAACTGGCACGAAGGCTACAAGCCACCCTACGAGGGTTTGCAGGTGGTGGGCACGCGGTGGGGCATGGCGGATCACAACGTCCGCGAGTTCCTGACACGCAATCACGTGGGCTATCGCTGGCTGGACCCGCAGCACACGTCCGAGGCGCTGGACCTGCTGAAGTCGCGCGGCATCGATGATGCGAAGCTGCCGGTTGTCGTGTTCAACGACGGAACCGCGATGGTGCAACCCACCCAGCAGGACCTGGCTGCCAAAGTCGGTCTGAAGACCCAGGTGGAGCGGGACTTCTACGACGTTGTGGTCGTTGGCGCGGGCCCGGCGGGGTTAGCGGCGGGCGTGTATGGCGCGTCCGAAGGGCTGCGGACGCTGATTGTGGAGCCGGAAGCTCCGGGAGGACAGGCCGGGTCCAGCTCGCGCATCGAGAATTATCTGGGATTCCCGCAGGGCCTCAGCGGAGACGAACTCGCCAAGCGCGGATTCATCCAGGCGCAGCGGCTGGGCGCGGAGTTTGTGACCGAGCGCGTGACCGGCATCCGCGTTGAGAACCAGTACCGCATCGTCGTTCTGAGCGATGGGCGCGAGATTAGCGCCTCAGTCATTCTGATCGCGACCGGCGTTTCCTGGTGCCGGTTGAACGTGCCTGGCGCGGAGGAGCTGGTCGGCCGCGGCGTCTACTACGGTGCGGCTCAGAGCGAGGCTGCCTCCTGCAAGGACGAGAGCGTCTTTGTGGTGGGCGGTGCCAACTCTGCCGGGCAGGCGGCCATGCACTTCAGCAAGTATGCGAAGAACGTGACCATGCTGGTCCGCGCGAACTCGCTGGAAAAGAGCATGTCGAAGTACCTGATCGACCAGATCGCGTCCACGCCCAACATTGTCGTGGACACCTGCACAGAAATCATCCAGTTCGGCGGGGACGACCACCTGCGCTGCATCCAGGTGAACTGTGACGGGAAGGTGGAATCGCGCGAGGCCTCTTCCGTGTTTATCTTCATTGGTGCTGCACCAAAGACCGACTGGCTGCCGAAGGAAGTTCTGCGCGACGATCGTGGTTTTGTTCTGGCCGGGCCGGACCTGCGCCGCGTCGGCATCGATAAGATGCCTGGCGGCCGCGATCCATTCCTGCTGGAAACCAGTGTTCCCGGCATCTTTGTCGCAGGCGATGTGCGTCACGGCTCCGTCAAGCGTGCCGCCTCCGCCGTTGGCGAAGGTTCCATTGCAATTCAGTTCGTTCATCAATATCTGGCGGAGTTCTAA
- a CDS encoding helix-turn-helix transcriptional regulator, translating into MAWFEFRTNALARAGAALLPISDEASVTRDSHQAGRVYDAPVPTAVLLAETDVLFCAGVAHALREEPDFTLREPPLRHLDELATALATEAGAIVLVAEALIRNLAQTAGAAASHDCKLVLLTSGALTLEFSELPAIRAVLRKNADSKQLLACLRTVAAGKPWSAAGAETQRKTTGSRILAELSPRELQVMSGVSRGAKNIEIARELKTSEQVIKNMLGRIYDLAGVSDRLELALFVLHHPELAEAARQFGQTSTDR; encoded by the coding sequence GTGGCATGGTTCGAGTTTCGCACCAATGCGCTCGCACGTGCAGGTGCGGCGCTGCTCCCTATATCGGATGAGGCGTCGGTAACCCGGGATTCACACCAGGCAGGGCGGGTTTACGATGCTCCTGTGCCGACCGCAGTGCTGCTCGCCGAAACAGACGTCCTTTTCTGTGCGGGGGTGGCCCATGCTCTCCGCGAGGAACCCGATTTCACCCTGCGAGAGCCGCCCCTGCGCCACCTGGACGAGCTGGCGACGGCCTTGGCGACCGAGGCGGGCGCAATTGTGCTCGTGGCGGAGGCCCTGATCCGCAACCTGGCGCAGACTGCGGGCGCCGCGGCCAGCCACGACTGCAAGCTGGTCCTGCTGACCTCCGGTGCCCTGACGCTGGAGTTCAGCGAGCTTCCCGCGATCCGGGCCGTCCTGCGCAAGAATGCCGACTCGAAGCAGCTCCTGGCCTGCCTGCGAACCGTCGCGGCGGGCAAACCCTGGTCCGCCGCGGGCGCGGAGACCCAGCGCAAGACCACCGGCTCCCGCATCCTGGCGGAGCTTTCCCCGCGCGAGCTGCAGGTGATGAGCGGTGTCTCCCGCGGCGCGAAAAACATTGAGATTGCGCGCGAACTGAAGACCAGCGAACAGGTCATCAAGAATATGCTCGGCCGCATTTACGACCTGGCGGGCGTGAGCGACAGGCTGGAGCTGGCGCTTTTCGTCCTGCACCACCCGGAACTGGCCGAGGCCGCCCGGCAGTTCGGGCAGACCTCGACGGACCGGTAA
- the pruA gene encoding L-glutamate gamma-semialdehyde dehydrogenase: MATSTIPTLHDTDPTSGPAPIAPFRNEAFLDFTLADVKRGMQEALRYVESQLGHEYPLIIGGNRVHAPGKIRSTNPARPAQLVGVHPEAEVEHVEQAVQAAAKAFESWKAVPVGERAALLTRTAELLRERKLEFCAWLTFEVGKNYAEADADVAECIDFLEFYAREALRLDRAETPIQFPGERNQLRYLPLGVGAVIAPWNFPLAILCGMTVAAVVTGNTVVMKPSIDAPTIAVRLLMLLEEAGMPEGVVNLLQGSGELAGRTLVEHPQVRFISFTGSKKVGLDVHERAAKQRPGQKFLKRTVLELGGKDAIIVDNDCDIDAAVEGVVASAFGFNGQKCSACSRAIVDTHIYDVFLDKLTERVSQIRQGDPADNFAMGPVISETSYRRVLDYIAIGRGEGRVLTGGGPAESETNGWYVQPTVIADVAPDARIAQEEIFGPVLAVIRSSSFPEAIEIVNNTDYGLTGAIYSNNRERLEVATEQFHVGNLYLNRKCTGAMVGAHPFGGFNLSGTDSKAGGPDYLLLFTQAKSIAEKLGVLPDQDEFRHPDGI, translated from the coding sequence ATGGCCACGAGCACTATTCCCACGTTGCACGATACGGATCCAACTAGCGGCCCCGCGCCAATCGCGCCTTTCCGCAACGAGGCATTTCTCGATTTCACCCTTGCCGACGTGAAGCGCGGCATGCAGGAAGCTCTGCGCTATGTGGAGTCGCAGCTCGGCCATGAGTATCCGCTGATCATCGGTGGCAACCGGGTGCACGCCCCAGGCAAGATTCGATCCACCAACCCGGCCCGCCCAGCGCAGTTGGTCGGCGTGCATCCTGAGGCTGAAGTGGAGCACGTGGAGCAGGCTGTGCAGGCTGCGGCCAAGGCGTTTGAGAGCTGGAAGGCTGTTCCGGTTGGCGAGCGCGCGGCGTTGCTGACGCGTACGGCCGAGCTGCTGCGCGAGCGCAAGCTGGAGTTCTGCGCCTGGCTTACCTTTGAGGTCGGCAAGAACTACGCCGAAGCTGACGCGGACGTGGCGGAGTGCATCGACTTCCTGGAGTTCTATGCGCGCGAAGCCCTGCGGCTCGATCGCGCCGAGACGCCAATCCAGTTCCCGGGCGAGCGCAACCAGTTGCGCTATCTCCCGCTCGGCGTGGGCGCGGTGATCGCGCCCTGGAACTTTCCCCTCGCCATTCTGTGCGGCATGACCGTTGCGGCCGTGGTTACGGGCAATACCGTGGTGATGAAACCGAGCATCGACGCGCCCACCATCGCGGTTCGCCTGCTAATGCTGCTGGAAGAGGCCGGCATGCCCGAGGGCGTCGTCAACCTGCTGCAGGGCAGCGGCGAGCTCGCGGGGCGCACGCTGGTCGAGCATCCGCAGGTGCGATTCATCAGCTTTACCGGATCCAAGAAAGTGGGCCTGGACGTACACGAGCGCGCGGCGAAGCAGCGGCCCGGGCAGAAGTTCCTGAAGCGCACCGTGCTGGAGCTGGGAGGCAAGGACGCGATCATCGTGGACAACGATTGCGACATCGACGCCGCGGTGGAGGGCGTGGTGGCTTCGGCCTTCGGCTTCAACGGCCAGAAGTGTTCGGCCTGTTCCCGTGCCATCGTGGACACGCACATTTACGACGTGTTCCTGGACAAGTTGACCGAACGGGTTTCGCAGATCCGGCAGGGCGATCCCGCCGACAACTTCGCGATGGGTCCGGTGATTAGCGAGACGTCCTACCGTCGCGTGCTGGACTATATCGCGATCGGCCGTGGGGAGGGTCGGGTGCTGACCGGCGGCGGCCCGGCGGAAAGCGAGACGAACGGCTGGTATGTGCAGCCGACCGTGATCGCAGACGTTGCGCCCGACGCTCGCATCGCGCAGGAGGAGATCTTCGGGCCGGTGCTGGCCGTGATCCGCTCCAGCAGCTTCCCAGAGGCGATTGAGATTGTGAACAACACCGATTACGGCCTGACCGGGGCCATCTACTCCAATAACCGGGAGCGGCTGGAAGTGGCCACCGAGCAGTTCCACGTGGGCAATCTGTACCTGAACCGCAAGTGCACCGGCGCGATGGTGGGCGCGCACCCGTTTGGCGGCTTCAACCTGAGCGGAACCGACTCCAAGGCGGGTGGCCCGGACTACCTGCTGCTGTTCACCCAGGCGAAGTCAATTGCGGAGAAGCTCGGCGTGCTGCCGGATCAGGATGAGTTCCGGCACCCGGACGGCATCTAG